AGCCGGTTCGGCATAGGCAAGTTTCTGGTAATTGGTCCAGGCCTCGTCCATGCGCCGCTGCGCAATGCGCAGCGCGGCAAGGTGCCGGCGCGCTTCGAGAAACTGCGGGTCAATATCAAGCACCCGGGAAAAAGCGTCGGCCGCATCGTCGGTTTTTCCCATTTCGGAATAAATCTCGCCCTTGTAAAACCAGGCGGCGGCGCAGCCTGAGTCCATATCCGCCGCGCTCGACGCGGCGTCAAGCGCGCGGGTGTAATCTTTCTGCAGTAACCGCGCCCTGGCCAGCCCGATCAAATCGGCGACTTCAATATCACGCGCCGTGCCCGCCACGGAAGCATACACCTGCTCGGCGCGCTCAAATTCCCCGGCCGACAGAAATACGCTCGCCGCCAGCCGCTTGACCTGCAGATCATCGGGATACTGTTTGAGCGCGTCGGCCATGATATCGCGCGCCCGGACGGGATCGCCAAGCTCTCTGGCCACAAACGCGGCGTTAAGGTAAACTTCCGGCGACGCGCCGGATTTTATCGCTTCGCCGTACTCCTCCAGCGCGCCCGCCGGATTGCCCTCAAAATAAAGCGCGCCGGCTTTCCTGAATGAAGCGTGGCACACGGCGCCACTCAGTATACAGCTGACCGACAAAGCGAAATACACCGGTTTTAACCGGGAGGAGGGAAACGATTGCATTGTAAATAGTATAATCAATACATGCGACACAGGGCAAGCATACCGGACTGGCTGAAAAAAAGCGTCGGAAAAAACAAAGCCGCATTGCGGCAGGACGAAAGCCGCGCGACCGCGCGCGCTCTGGCGGACAAAAACCTGCACACCGTGTGCGTTGAGGCGCTATGCCCCAATCGCGGCGAGTGTTACTGCCGCGGCGAAGCCACTTTTCTCATTCTAGGCGACCGCTGCACAAGAGGCTGCCGGTTCTGCGCGGTAAGCCGCGCAAAACCGCTCCCGCCCGACCCCGGCGAACCGCTGCGCGTGGCCCAGACGGTAAAAAAATGGAATCTTCAGTTCGCCGTGCTGACTTCGCCCACCCGCGACGATCTGCCCGACGGCGGCGCGGAACATTACGCCCGCGCCATTAACGAAATACACCGCCTGTCGCCGCAAACCGGAACCGAGCCGCTCGTGCCGGATTTTGCCGGCGACGCTGCCGCGCTGGAAACTGTTTTAAACGCCGGCCCCTCCGTGCTGGCGCACAACGTCGAGACGGTGCCGTCGCTCTATGCCGCCGTAAGGGCCGGCGCGGATTACCGCCGCTCGCTCAAGCTTATCAGCCGGGCGAAAAAACATTCGCCCCGTATAATCGCAAAATCAGGCCTTATGCTTGGACTGGGCGAAACAAAAACGGAATTGCGCAACGTTTTCCGCGATCTGGCCGCCAACGGCTGCGAGCTGCTTACACTGGGGCAGTATCTTGCGCCGTCAAAAGAGCATTTCCCCGTACAGCGCTATCTGGAACCGGCGGAATATGATGAATTGCGCGCCATTGCGCTGACCGCGGGATTGAAAGCCGTGCTGGCGGGCCCGCTGGTGCGCAGTTCCTACAAGGCGGGCGAATTATACCGCCGGCTATCGGCCGGATAACCGGCCCGCCCCGCAGGAAGTCCCTCACGACTGCTTAGTGCCGTCCGTTCAGCAGACTTGTTGCCTTGCGAAAGGCCGGAGTGTCTTTTCCGGCAACCGCCGTTTGGCCCCGCAATCAAAGCCGCACAATCCATACCGCAGCACGGCCTGTGGCCTGCCGGCAATGCCCCGTGCCGTGCGGGCAGACGGATCCGCGCGCGTGCCGCAAAAAAATCCCCGGTTTAAAAACCGGGGATTTTTTAAAACAAAACGTCATTTGCAGGATTTTGGCTTGCCTTTTCTCGCGCGCGGAATTTTTATTTCCTGCGACACCACATCTTCCATTTCGCCTTCGACGCCCATATCATCCGGCCCGGCAACATTCGCAGTCCGCTTAAGCTCCATGTCCAAAGGCGAAGCCTGCTCGACGCGCAGCAGCGAAACTTCGGCCTGCAGATCCTCCGCGTGATAGACCTCGTGCACATAGCCCACGTCCGGCGCGTAATACCGGGTTGCCGTGCCGGCCTCGCCGCCGGCGATAAGAGTGAGAACCTTAAGACACCCTTCATATCTGGTTTCGCCCAGCCGCAGTTTATCGGTAACCGAAACGATCTCGTTGGCGTCGGGATACTCGTCCCATTCCGCGCCTTCCTTCACCGGCAGAGGAAACTCCTTGCGCCCGCCGACCACGATTCCGTCATAAGTGGTAACGCCGGACGCATCCCTGACTATATTGTAAACCGTAGCGGTTTCATGGCCTTTGAGCGCGGTCGTCATGCGGACAGTGGCGGTCTGCACTCCGTCTTCTGTTTTCTCCGACAGCACCACCACGGAAACTTCCGCGCAGCCGTCAAACTCGCTGCTGGAATACCGGTATACATATTTTTTCCCCGCAACCAGAGGAAAATAATCAGTCATACGCTCACGGCCTCCATAGTAATGCCTTTTGGTTATTTTAGCATTTACAAACCCATAAAAGGCAGAACATTGTTTTCAAAGTTATGAAAGTCCTATACTGTCCATTATGGCTTTTCCTTGCCGGAAGAGATTGATTTTATGCGCGGATATATTTTAAAAACGGTTTTGACGGCAGTAATCATGGCGGTGTCGGCGTTCGCCATGTGGCCGTCAGTGAACGGCGGATTCGTGTCGGACGATCCGAATTATGTCGCGGGCAACCCGCAGATCCGGGACCTTTCCCCTCTGGGTATAAAAAACATCTTCACGCGCCCGCATCTGGGGCTTTACAAACCGGTCACGATGCTGAGCTTGGCGGTGAACTACAGATTTTCCGGCCTCGATCCCCGCCCCTATCATATCACCAACGTAACGCTGCACGCCTTGAACGCGGCGCTGGTGTTCGCGTTTATCCTGCTGCTGACGCAAAATGGCGCGGCGGCATTTTTGTGCGCGCTGCTGTTCGGAGTGCATCCGCTGCATGTGGAATCGGTCGCGTGGATAGCGGAACGCAAGGATATGCTGTACGCGCTGTTTTTTCTGCTTTCCTCCATTCTGTATGCCGCATACGCGAAAACCGGGCGCCGGGCCGAACTGGCGGGCTCCATTTTATGTTTCGCGCTGTCACTCGCGGCAAAACCGGCGGGCATAACACTCCCGGCAGCGCTTTTCATTTATGACTATCTGCTCCGGCGCGGATTTTCCCGACAGCTGCTGCTGGAAAAAATTCCGTATCTGCTTGTCGCCGGCGCGTTCGGCGCATGGAATTATTTCCTGCTCGATTCCACCCAGCAGGTAAGAACGGCCTTTAATCTGGCGGACCGGATCCTGTTTGTTTTTTACGGCCTGAAATTCTATATCGTAAAACTGCTGTGGCCGGCCAACC
This genomic interval from Elusimicrobiaceae bacterium contains the following:
- the lipA gene encoding lipoyl synthase — translated: MRHRASIPDWLKKSVGKNKAALRQDESRATARALADKNLHTVCVEALCPNRGECYCRGEATFLILGDRCTRGCRFCAVSRAKPLPPDPGEPLRVAQTVKKWNLQFAVLTSPTRDDLPDGGAEHYARAINEIHRLSPQTGTEPLVPDFAGDAAALETVLNAGPSVLAHNVETVPSLYAAVRAGADYRRSLKLISRAKKHSPRIIAKSGLMLGLGETKTELRNVFRDLAANGCELLTLGQYLAPSKEHFPVQRYLEPAEYDELRAIALTAGLKAVLAGPLVRSSYKAGELYRRLSAG